A genomic segment from Triticum dicoccoides isolate Atlit2015 ecotype Zavitan chromosome 1A, WEW_v2.0, whole genome shotgun sequence encodes:
- the LOC119320057 gene encoding photosystem II reaction center W protein, chloroplastic-like, with protein MMMQYIYWPGRLCLLRTAYSQSQVGSPLHLPRSTHLSAMAATSIVDVFAARPSPALGLPGLRLTRAKGLRCRCSVSKKASSALAPMVAKGAPLLAKASCMASTAPMLALALALVDEGMSGERAGQSNDLLGWTLLLALGLVLCFYAVYSTTFDDDDDHSGAGGITL; from the exons ATGATGATGCAGTATATATACTGGCCGGGGCGCCTCTGCCTTCTGCGTACTGCATACTCACAATCACAAGTTGGCTCTCCTCTGCATCTCCCGCGGAGCACGCATCTATCAGCAATGGCGGCCACCTCCATCGTCGACGTCTTCGCCGCCCGACCGTCGCCGGCTCTAG GGCTGCCTGGGCTGAGACTCACCAGGGCCAAGGGGCTGAGGTGCAGGTGCAGTGTCAGCAAGAAGGCGTCTTCGGCTCTGGCTCCGATGGTGGCCAAGGGCGCGCCGCTGCTCGCTAAGGCGAGCTGCATGGCGTCAACAGCCCCGATGCTGGCCTTGGCTCTGGCGCTGGTGGACGAAGGGATGTCAGGTGAGCGCGCCGGGCAGAGCAACGACCTGCTGGGGTGGACTCTGCTGCTTGCCTTGGGCCTCGTCTTGTGCTTCTACGCCGTCTACTccaccaccttcgacgacgacgacgaccactCAGGTGCCGGCGGCATCACGCTCTGA